ATGCTATTCCTACCACAGGAGGAAATGCCACTGGGGTTGGAGGTTCGGCGAGTTACACTGTTGGCCAGGTAATATACACAACCAATACCGGAACGAGTGGATCAGTAGCACAAGGAGTTCAGCAACCTTACGAAATATCTGTTGTATCGGGAATAGGTGATAATAAAATCAACCTTTCGTGCTCAACTTATCCAAATCCTACTACAGATAAGCTGACTTTAAGAATTGAAACCAACGAAAATTTAAATTTGACTTACCAGCTGTTCGATATTACTGGTAAACTTTTAGAGTCAAAGAAAGTTGAAGGGAGCGAAACTAACATTTCAATGGGAAGCCTTACTCCAGCAATATACTTCTTGAAAGTATCCGATGGAGCAAAAGAGGTTAAAACATTCAAAATCATAAAGAACTAAACTTATGAGAAAAATTTACGCAGTTTTAATTTCAT
This region of Williamwhitmania taraxaci genomic DNA includes:
- a CDS encoding T9SS type A sorting domain-containing protein; protein product: MKHTILTITGLLLIGLNGLKAQDAIPTTGGNATGVGGSASYTVGQVIYTTNTGTSGSVAQGVQQPYEISVVSGIGDNKINLSCSTYPNPTTDKLTLRIETNENLNLTYQLFDITGKLLESKKVEGSETNISMGSLTPAIYFLKVSDGAKEVKTFKIIKN